From Fusobacterium perfoetens, the proteins below share one genomic window:
- a CDS encoding galactokinase has translation MQEIMLKKFVEVFGDKENKELFFTPGRVNLIGEHIDYNGGFVFPCALSFGTYAICSKREDNIFRMYSMNFEKDGVVEFSTDKLVKADVWADYCKGIVDIFIKKGYEVKNGADILFFGNIPNGAGLSSSASLEVLMGTMVRDLNGLDVDMVEIVKIGQMAENQFIGVSCGIMDQFAVGMGKEDQAILLDCNTLDYKYVPIKLEDVSIVIMNTNKRRGLADSKYNERRASCEAALKDLQDAGVEIKNICDLNMEAFDKVKHFIKSDEALVRVRHAVSENVRVLESVESLKANDIAKFGKLMNESHISLRDDYEVTGKELDSIVAAAWDAEGVIGARMTGAGFGGCAVSLVKNSSIDSFIKYVGERYTKETGLKADFYIANVSEGSRKLGDL, from the coding sequence ATTCAAGAAATAATGTTAAAAAAATTTGTTGAGGTTTTTGGAGATAAGGAAAATAAAGAGTTATTTTTCACTCCAGGAAGAGTTAATCTAATCGGAGAACATATTGATTATAATGGTGGATTTGTTTTCCCTTGTGCTCTAAGTTTTGGTACATATGCTATCTGCTCTAAAAGAGAAGACAACATTTTTAGAATGTATTCAATGAACTTTGAGAAAGATGGTGTTGTGGAATTTTCAACAGATAAACTTGTAAAGGCTGATGTTTGGGCTGATTATTGTAAAGGGATCGTTGATATTTTTATAAAAAAAGGATATGAAGTAAAAAATGGTGCTGATATTCTTTTCTTTGGAAATATTCCTAATGGTGCTGGACTTTCTTCATCTGCTTCTTTAGAAGTTTTAATGGGTACAATGGTTAGAGATTTAAACGGACTTGATGTTGATATGGTTGAGATTGTTAAAATTGGTCAAATGGCTGAAAACCAATTCATCGGTGTTAGCTGTGGAATAATGGATCAATTTGCTGTTGGAATGGGAAAAGAAGACCAAGCAATACTTTTAGATTGCAACACTTTGGATTATAAATATGTTCCTATTAAATTAGAAGATGTATCAATCGTTATTATGAACACAAACAAAAGAAGAGGTTTAGCTGATTCTAAATATAACGAAAGAAGAGCTTCTTGTGAGGCAGCTTTAAAAGATTTACAAGATGCTGGAGTAGAAATAAAAAATATCTGTGACTTAAATATGGAAGCATTTGACAAAGTAAAACACTTTATAAAATCTGACGAAGCTTTAGTAAGAGTTAGACACGCTGTATCTGAAAATGTAAGAGTTTTAGAAAGCGTTGAAAGCTTAAAAGCAAATGACATTGCTAAATTTGGAAAATTAATGAATGAATCTCATATTTCTTTAAGAGACGACTACGAAGTAACTGGAAAAGAACTTGACTCAATAGTTGCTGCTGCTTGGGACGCAGAAGGAGTTATCGGTGCTAGAATGACTGGAGCTGGATTTGGTGGTTGTGCTGTTTCTTTAGTTAAAAATTCTTCAATAGATTCTTTCATCAAATATGTTGGAGAAAGATATACAAAAGAAACTGGACTTAAAGCTGACTTCTATATAGCTAACGTTAGTGAAGGTTCTAGAAAATTAGGTGATTTATAA
- a CDS encoding ROK family transcriptional regulator, translating into MKENIREEEILKIVKEYGEVSRLELAETFGLTSARISKVTKNLLEKKIIIEKSVGESSGGRPPVYLSINNEKFKDILGINLTSNRMLYITLGKINGEIFKKKKIAIDLLNKDEQEDILKVVDDIIGKEISQNPNIGALSIIITGSVDEEKGISVMSPHYSLKTPKVVEYFERKYNLPVLLENDVRAMVLVEKQIGSCKNVKNFVVFNLGEGIGSANCIDKKIYKGHNSMAGEAGHIVINTNSIRKCSCGKRGCLEAESSEMAIIKKITSEIKIGKYSILKDILKEKEFLTIKDILYGVKKRDFLVIQVMSEAMEYIARGLNILISVLDPEKIILVGEIFSSKFLMDTLKFELNKLSLDVHSYAIELTKLGEELYFYSPIAVVVENIFENRDFTEKYTRD; encoded by the coding sequence ATGAAAGAAAACATAAGAGAAGAGGAAATTTTAAAAATAGTTAAAGAATATGGAGAAGTTTCTCGTCTTGAACTTGCAGAAACTTTTGGATTGACTTCAGCTAGAATTTCAAAAGTAACTAAAAACTTACTTGAGAAAAAGATAATTATAGAAAAGTCTGTTGGAGAATCCAGTGGTGGAAGACCACCTGTTTATCTTTCTATTAATAATGAGAAATTTAAAGATATCTTAGGGATTAACTTAACATCAAATAGAATGTTATATATTACTCTAGGTAAAATCAATGGAGAGATTTTTAAGAAGAAAAAAATTGCTATTGATTTATTAAATAAAGATGAACAAGAGGATATCTTAAAAGTAGTAGATGATATTATTGGCAAGGAAATATCTCAAAATCCAAACATTGGAGCTTTATCTATAATAATTACAGGATCAGTTGATGAAGAAAAAGGTATCTCAGTTATGTCTCCTCACTACAGTTTGAAAACTCCAAAGGTAGTTGAGTATTTTGAAAGAAAATACAATCTTCCGGTTCTTTTAGAAAATGACGTAAGGGCGATGGTACTTGTAGAAAAACAGATTGGAAGTTGTAAGAATGTTAAAAATTTTGTTGTTTTCAATCTTGGAGAGGGAATAGGTAGTGCAAATTGTATTGATAAAAAAATTTACAAAGGGCATAACTCAATGGCTGGAGAAGCAGGACATATAGTTATCAATACAAATAGTATTAGAAAATGTTCTTGCGGTAAAAGAGGTTGTTTGGAGGCTGAGTCATCTGAGATGGCTATAATAAAAAAAATAACTTCTGAAATAAAAATAGGAAAGTACAGTATTTTAAAAGATATATTAAAAGAGAAAGAGTTTCTTACAATCAAAGATATACTTTACGGAGTAAAAAAAAGAGATTTTTTAGTAATTCAAGTTATGTCAGAAGCAATGGAGTATATAGCAAGGGGGCTTAATATTCTTATATCTGTTTTAGACCCAGAGAAAATCATACTTGTAGGAGAAATTTTTAGTAGTAAATTTTTAATGGATACTTTAAAGTTTGAGCTTAATAAGCTTTCTTTAGATGTTCACTCTTATGCAATAGAGCTTACAAAACTTGGAGAGGAATTGTATTTTTATTCTCCAATAGCAGTGGTCGTAGAAAATATATTTGAAAATAGAGATTTCACAGAAAAATATACAAGAGATTAG